The Cytobacillus oceanisediminis genomic interval AATCAAATCTGCGTTATCTTCTAAAGTGTTAGAAGAAAACATCCTAGTATTAGAAGGCCTTGCTTTCGAAATTCCTAAAACAAAAGACTTCAAAGGTGTATTAACTGGTCTTTCTGTTGATTCAAAAGCACTTATCGTAACTGCTGACCTAGATGAAAACGTAGCATTGTCTGCTCGCAACATCCCTGGTGTAACAGTTGTGTCTGCTTCTGGAATCACTGTTTTAGATGTTTTAAACCATGATAAGCTTATCATGACGAAAGCAGCGGTTGAAAAAGTAGAGGAGGTGCTTGCATAATGGATGCACGCGAAATCATTAAGCGCCCCGTAATCACTGAACGTTCTACTGATATTATGGCTGATAAAAAATATACGTTCGAAGTTGACGTACGAGCTAACAAAACTCAAGTTAAGGACGCTGTAGAGCAAATCTTTGGCGTTAAAGTTGAGAAAGTTAACATCATGAACTACAAAGGTAAGTTCAAGCGTATGGGCAAATTTGGCGGTTACACTAACAAACGCCGTAAAGCGATCGTTAAATTAACGGCTGAAAGCCAAGAAATCGAGCTATTTGAAGCTTAAAACTACTATAACTAGAAGAGGAGGGAAACGAAATGGCGATTAAAAAGTATAAACCTACCTCTAATGGTCGTCGCGGCATGACGGTATCTGATTTCGCAGAAATCACGACTAACCAACCAGAAAAGTCTTTACTTGCTCCTATTAAGAGAAAAGGCGGCCGTAACAACCAAGGTAAGTTGACAGTTCGTCATCAAGGCGGCGGTCATAAACGTCAATATCGTATCATCGATTTCAAACGTAACAAAGATGGCATTCCAGGACGCGTTGCTACAATCGAGTATGATCCAAACCGCTCTGCAAATATTGCACTAATTAACTATGTGGATGGAGAAAAGCGTTACATCCTTGCACCTAAGAATTTACAAGTGGGCATGGAAGTAATGTCTGGTCCGGAAGCAGACATCAAAGTGGGTAATGCACTTCCACTAGCTAATATTCCAGTGGGTACTGTAATCCACAACATCGAATTAAAACCTGGTAAAGGCGGACAATTAGTACGTTCAGCTGGTACTTCTGCACAAGTTCTTGGTAAAGAAGGCAAGTACGTATTAGTTCGTTTAAACTCTGGTGAAGTTCGCATGATTCTTGCTGAGTGCCGTGCAACTGTAGGTCAGGTTGGCAACGAGCAGCACGAGCTTATTAATATTGGTAAAGCAGGTCGTTCACGCTGGTTAGGCAAGCGCCCAACTGTACGTGGATCTGTAATGAACCCTAACGATCACCCACACGGTGGTGGTGAAGGACGTGCGCCAATCGGACGTAAGTCTCCAATGACTCCTTGGGGCAAACCAACACTTGGTTACAAGACACGCAAGAAAAACAACAAATCAGACAAATTTATCGTACGTCGTCGTAAAAAATAACGGGATTGTACTACGGTTCCAAATAAGAACCGTAGAGCAATCACGAAGGGAGGTTCAATCATGGGTCGCAGCTTAAAAAAAGGACCTTTTGTTGATGAACATTTAATGACAAAGATCGAAAAGCTTAACGAAACAGAAAGCAAGCAAGTTACTAAAACTTGGTCTCGCCGTTCTACGATCTTCCCACAATTCATCGGACACACTATCGCAGTTTATGATGGTCGTAAACATGTGCCTGTATACATCACTGAAGACATGGTAGGCCACAAGCTTGGAGAATTTGCTCCAACTCGTGCGTACAAAGGCCATGGCAATGATGATAAGAAAACAAGACGTTAATGAGAGGAGGGCATTCTAATGCAAGCTAAAGCTGTTGCAAGAACAGTTCGTATTGCTCCTCGTAAAGCTCGTTTAGTCGTAGATTTAATTCGAGGAAAGCAAGTAGGCGAAGCAGTAGCGATTTTAAACCTTACACCTAAAGCTGCTTCTCCAATCGTAGAGAAAGTTTTAAAATCTGCACTAGCTAACGCTGAGCACAACTACGAAATGGACGTTAACAATCTGGTAGTTGCTCAAGCATTCGTAGACGAAGGACCAACTTTAAAACGTTTCCGTCCTCGCGCTATGGGCCGTGCAAGCCAAATCAACAAGCGCACTAGCCATATTACTATCGTTTTATCAGAAAAGAAGGAGGGATAATCAGTGGGTCAAAAAGTAAATCCAGTCGGTTTGCGTGTCGGTGTCATCCGTGATTGGGAGTCAAAATGGTACGCAGGCAAAGACTATGCTGATCTTTTACACGAAGACCTTAAGGTTCGTGAGTACATCACAAAGCGCTTAAGCGATGCTTCTGTTTCTAAAGTAGAAATTGAACGTGCTGCTAATCGCCTGAACATCACTATCCACACTGCGAAACCAGGAATGGTTATCGGTAAAGGTGGTACTGAGGTTGAAGCACTTCGCAAGTCACTTAACTCATTAACTGGCAAGCGTGTTCATATCAACATTCTTGAAATTAAAAGAGCAGATATTGATGCGAAATTGGTTGCGGAAAACATTGCTCGTCAATTAGAAAATCGCGTATCTTTCCGTCGTGCTCAAAAACAAACTATTCAACGTGCAATGCGCGCTGGCGCTAAGGGTATCAAAACAATGGTATCTGGTCGTTTAGGCGGTGCTGATATCGCTCGTTCAGAATCATACAGCGAAGGAACAGTTCCACTTCATACTCTTCGTGCTGATATCGATTATGCTACAGCTGAAGCTGATACAACTTACGGTAAATTGGGCGTAAAAGTATGGATCTATCGTGGAGAGGTCCTTCCTACTAAGAAGAAAACTGGGGAAGGAGGCAAATAATATGTTATTGCCAAAGCGCGTTAAATATCGTCGTGTACACCGCGGAAAAATGCGTGGTCAATCAAAAGGCGGAACTGAAGTAAACTTCGGTGAATATGGCCTTCAAGCTCTTGAAGCTTCTTGGATCACTAACCGTCAAATTGAATCTGCACGTATTGCAATGAC includes:
- the rplW gene encoding 50S ribosomal protein L23 yields the protein MDAREIIKRPVITERSTDIMADKKYTFEVDVRANKTQVKDAVEQIFGVKVEKVNIMNYKGKFKRMGKFGGYTNKRRKAIVKLTAESQEIELFEA
- the rplB gene encoding 50S ribosomal protein L2, with product MAIKKYKPTSNGRRGMTVSDFAEITTNQPEKSLLAPIKRKGGRNNQGKLTVRHQGGGHKRQYRIIDFKRNKDGIPGRVATIEYDPNRSANIALINYVDGEKRYILAPKNLQVGMEVMSGPEADIKVGNALPLANIPVGTVIHNIELKPGKGGQLVRSAGTSAQVLGKEGKYVLVRLNSGEVRMILAECRATVGQVGNEQHELINIGKAGRSRWLGKRPTVRGSVMNPNDHPHGGGEGRAPIGRKSPMTPWGKPTLGYKTRKKNNKSDKFIVRRRKK
- the rpsS gene encoding 30S ribosomal protein S19; this translates as MGRSLKKGPFVDEHLMTKIEKLNETESKQVTKTWSRRSTIFPQFIGHTIAVYDGRKHVPVYITEDMVGHKLGEFAPTRAYKGHGNDDKKTRR
- the rplV gene encoding 50S ribosomal protein L22; this translates as MQAKAVARTVRIAPRKARLVVDLIRGKQVGEAVAILNLTPKAASPIVEKVLKSALANAEHNYEMDVNNLVVAQAFVDEGPTLKRFRPRAMGRASQINKRTSHITIVLSEKKEG
- the rpsC gene encoding 30S ribosomal protein S3; its protein translation is MGQKVNPVGLRVGVIRDWESKWYAGKDYADLLHEDLKVREYITKRLSDASVSKVEIERAANRLNITIHTAKPGMVIGKGGTEVEALRKSLNSLTGKRVHINILEIKRADIDAKLVAENIARQLENRVSFRRAQKQTIQRAMRAGAKGIKTMVSGRLGGADIARSESYSEGTVPLHTLRADIDYATAEADTTYGKLGVKVWIYRGEVLPTKKKTGEGGK